In Longimicrobiaceae bacterium, the following are encoded in one genomic region:
- a CDS encoding BamA/TamA family outer membrane protein codes for TSGTVEVQASTRYEAGKLRQLLFGRDYRELWAAPIRVPLLDFDTVAGGLTVVERGGGQQTRALRLRGMDGHEYNFRSVDKWVTPDPRRDLENTPLEAIIQDQVSSLHPAAAIVATGLLDAVGILNPAPRLVVMPDDPRLGEHREAFAGLLGTFEAHADASEDGSSVFADAEEIVDETDFFAALREDPTNRVDARTLLAERLMSVLMADWDRHAGQYRWARFDSAGLHVWTPIPEDRDYAFADYDGLVFALVSGLVPKASPFRERYASNLQGLLQNAVELDHRLIAELSWPEWEEITKRLRADLSDEAIEAAVERMPEPYLERNGPELVRILRARRDALNEVARRIYLELAREAEVHTTDVPERAEIARRPDGSVRVLVTAESDSVDLPPLFDRTYLPSETREIRVYLYGGDDRAIVQGTADGGPLVRVVGGAGDDTLLDRSSVRGRSMRTAFHDDEGENAIETGSEAIADLTAFEPPLWVPGEILPPREWGAEFSWFSPWAGWEHVQGLLIGGGPGWTWYGFRRYPEAGRTRITGMWGTETGRVGVDAEASFQGIGSAPDVWLHGRASQLEDFRFHGFGNDSPDEDELDGEVLLLDQLLVEARLRYPVGERLSLGIGPVFERLDPRSGSGTEPHFPAGAGEAFGKAGLAGELVLEAPDTVLTGGGGFSLVLDARFFPRAWDLTSPFGRVQGTAGAYLPLPARSVVALRAGAAQLWGDAPLPEQVSLGGSATVRGFHYQRFTGDALLHGSAELRSVLTRAELFVRGDLGALAFVDVGRVYVDGESSGGWHRGRGLGLWFRSAGQVVSVTYARGETDRIYLRLGFPW; via the coding sequence GACGAGCGGGACGGTGGAAGTACAGGCGAGCACCCGGTACGAGGCCGGCAAGCTCCGCCAGCTGCTGTTCGGCCGCGACTATCGGGAGCTGTGGGCCGCCCCAATCCGGGTTCCGCTGCTCGATTTCGATACGGTGGCCGGCGGTCTCACCGTCGTGGAGCGCGGCGGCGGGCAGCAGACGCGAGCGCTGCGACTCCGCGGGATGGATGGGCACGAATACAACTTTCGCTCGGTCGACAAGTGGGTTACCCCGGATCCCCGGCGCGATCTGGAGAACACTCCCCTCGAGGCGATCATTCAGGACCAGGTGAGCTCTCTCCACCCCGCCGCGGCGATCGTGGCTACGGGATTGCTCGACGCCGTGGGGATCCTGAACCCTGCCCCGCGCCTGGTGGTGATGCCGGACGATCCGCGCCTCGGCGAGCACCGCGAGGCATTCGCGGGTCTCCTCGGTACCTTCGAGGCCCACGCCGACGCATCGGAGGACGGATCCTCGGTCTTTGCGGACGCCGAGGAGATCGTGGACGAGACGGATTTCTTTGCCGCTCTGCGCGAGGATCCGACCAATCGCGTCGACGCTCGTACGCTCCTGGCGGAGCGATTGATGTCGGTGCTCATGGCGGACTGGGACCGCCACGCGGGTCAGTACCGCTGGGCGCGATTCGACAGCGCAGGGCTGCACGTCTGGACGCCGATCCCCGAAGACCGCGACTATGCGTTCGCGGACTACGATGGCCTCGTCTTCGCCCTGGTGAGCGGGCTCGTGCCCAAAGCCTCCCCTTTCCGCGAGAGGTACGCATCGAACCTCCAGGGACTCCTGCAGAACGCGGTCGAGCTCGACCACCGGCTGATCGCGGAGCTCTCGTGGCCCGAGTGGGAGGAGATCACAAAGCGGCTGCGGGCCGACCTCTCAGACGAGGCAATCGAAGCCGCCGTGGAGCGCATGCCGGAGCCTTACCTGGAGCGGAACGGGCCGGAGCTCGTCCGAATCCTCCGCGCGCGGCGTGACGCACTGAACGAGGTCGCCCGGCGTATCTACCTCGAGCTGGCTCGTGAGGCCGAGGTTCACACCACCGACGTCCCCGAGCGCGCCGAGATCGCCCGCCGGCCCGACGGCTCGGTTCGCGTTCTCGTGACCGCGGAAAGCGACTCCGTCGACCTCCCGCCCCTCTTCGACCGGACCTATCTCCCCTCTGAGACCCGTGAGATTCGCGTCTACCTGTACGGGGGTGACGATCGGGCCATCGTACAGGGCACCGCGGACGGTGGGCCGTTGGTCCGCGTGGTCGGTGGGGCGGGTGACGACACGCTGCTGGACCGCTCCTCGGTGCGCGGGCGGAGCATGCGTACCGCCTTCCACGACGACGAAGGGGAGAACGCGATCGAGACCGGCAGCGAGGCGATTGCCGACCTCACCGCCTTCGAGCCGCCACTGTGGGTGCCCGGGGAGATCCTGCCTCCCCGGGAATGGGGGGCGGAGTTCTCCTGGTTCTCTCCCTGGGCCGGGTGGGAGCACGTCCAAGGGTTGCTCATCGGTGGCGGCCCGGGCTGGACCTGGTACGGCTTCCGGCGCTACCCGGAGGCGGGGAGGACACGGATAACGGGGATGTGGGGCACGGAGACGGGTCGCGTAGGAGTGGACGCCGAGGCATCCTTCCAGGGGATCGGGAGCGCGCCGGACGTGTGGCTCCACGGGCGCGCGTCGCAGCTCGAGGACTTCCGCTTCCACGGCTTCGGCAACGACTCCCCCGACGAGGACGAGCTCGACGGAGAGGTCCTGTTGCTGGATCAGCTCCTGGTGGAGGCGCGCCTCCGCTACCCCGTCGGCGAGCGGTTGAGCCTCGGGATCGGTCCGGTCTTCGAGCGGCTGGATCCAAGATCGGGCTCGGGCACCGAACCGCACTTTCCCGCCGGTGCGGGCGAGGCGTTCGGCAAGGCGGGCCTCGCCGGCGAGTTGGTCCTGGAGGCCCCCGACACGGTATTGACGGGGGGCGGCGGGTTCTCCCTGGTCCTCGACGCCCGCTTCTTCCCCCGCGCCTGGGACCTGACGTCGCCCTTTGGCCGGGTGCAGGGCACGGCCGGCGCGTACCTGCCCCTGCCGGCGCGCTCCGTGGTGGCGCTCCGCGCGGGGGCGGCCCAGCTCTGGGGCGACGCGCCCCTCCCGGAGCAGGTCTCGCTGGGTGGCTCCGCAACGGTACGCGGCTTTCATTACCAGCGCTTCACCGGCGACGCGCTGCTGCACGGAAGCGCGGAGCTGCGCTCCGTGCTCACCCGCGCCGAACTGTTCGTCCGCGGCGACCTGGGTGCCCTCGCCTTCGTCGATGTCGGCCGCGTGTATGTGGACGGCGAGTCGTCCGGCGGCTGGCACCGCGGCAGGGGCCTCGGCCTCTGGTTCCGTTCCGCCGGCCAGGTGGTCAGCGTCACCTACGCTCGCGGAGAAACGGACCGGATCTATCTGCGACTGGGCTTTCCCTGGTAA